In Sphaeramia orbicularis chromosome 9, fSphaOr1.1, whole genome shotgun sequence, the sequence AAATATCATGTTTATACagacattaaaacacaaaaacaaagactggTGTTTGtgtcatgttattatttcattttttattttagaaGTTTCGGTAATATTAGTATAATATGTAATATGTGTAATTTTGTATAGGAAATGTAGATGTAGCCATAATTAGCAGGATGTGGATATTCAGAGACTTTCAGGGGTGGGACTAAGCTGTAGCGCTTTTACGCATTAGCCAATCAGGTGTTGTGTACGCTCATGATCCGTATTTTAAAGCCAATCACAATGATCCAAAGTGTGCAGAGTACCGCCCATGGTATATGGTAAATTGACGGTTATCTCTAGCAGATTATTTTGGACAATTGCTTTGGTAAATTGATGTTCGGTTATTTCTTTAAAGTATGAACGCCAGACACGCTGGATAAAGAcgaatatttttgttaaaaatcGGTAAGATAAGAACGAAGGCTTCGGGTGCTTTAGCGTGCAAGTTAGCCTTGCTGCAAAGCTAGCACATCTCTTATTTCCTGCCTTTACTTACAGTTAGCtttgctagctaacattagctagtatTAAGAAGGAGCCTCTTGGCCTGTGTTTCTACTCTATTTCTTGCACTTTACGTTGATTAATCGCCAACAGCCAGTGCTTAAGATAGGATCTTATTTTGGCGTTGTCATCTTTTGGATTCAGCCAAGTGTTGCTGCTCTGGCTGGGGGTTACACCCCTCTCATCAGGACCACTTTCCTGTATCCTCGTCAAACAGCTAAAACGTTTTATATCTTGTTTACTGTCTACAGAAATTTAATCGAGTCCAGTCAGTGTTTCTGTTTATCAGAGGAAAATACAGCTAACTTTAGCTTTCTAGTTATATCATTATTGCAGTCACTGCATGGTTTAGTTCAGGCCACTCTGTTTGACTCTGTTTGCTGTATGTTGTGTACTAAGTGCCCCCAGTTTATTGGAAGGATGGAAACTCTGATTCCCACCATCAACCGGCTTCAGGAGGTTTTCCTCACAGTGGGTGCAGAGGTTGTACAGCTGCCTCAAATAGTCGTTGTTGGATCtcaggtatgttaaaatgaaaacaaacaaacaaacaaacaaacaaacaaacaactactTATACTGTAGAAGGCCTCAGAACTATTGCTAGATTGCCTTTCTATGTGTCTTAACAGAGCAGTGGAAAAAGCTCTGTGTTGGAGAGTCTGGTTGGACGGGATTTCTTACCTCGAGGATCAGGAATAGTGACAAGACGACCTCTGGTGTTGCAGCTTGTTCATGTTGCTCCTCTGGAAGAGAGACTGAAGATTGAAAATGGTACCTACATATTTAATCTGTTCATTAATATTTTTGAATAAGTTCTCATTAATAATTATTGGAACAGATTATAGTCTAGAATGTTGAGTTCAGCTCAAAGGAAGAACAAAATGAGGACACTTCACATGACCCGAATTACTAAAAGTAAAactcatttattaaaagaaaaatccatacatttacttttacatttaCTTTTGGGACTCCTTCAGAAACGAATGAACATCTCAAATGTTACATTCCCTATAGCTAAATTTCCTATTAATATTTTACTTAGGTGTGCAATGTATGGATGTATGAATATGTTCAGGTGTATAACAAAAAAGTCCACCCGGGACAGGTTGtcaaatatatctttttttttttttttttttgcataggaACATCCCTAATTGAATCTTTCAATAAATCTTTCAATTTAACAGAAAGGTGCTTTGGTGCTTCTTAATGTATCTCCTTATCGCAGGATGCAGTGGAACATCCTTCACAAAAGAAAACAAGATAATGCTCTTCCTCAATCCCCTCTTGCAGCAACATCTATAGTGAAGCATCATCCGTCAATAACATCCACAGTCACATAATTATGTAGCTTAGTGTAAGTGCTGTCTTGTGCAGTTTTCTTTTTCCTCAGTCATTATGGATTCTCTTTCCTGTATTTCCTTGACCTTATGATGGATTCCATCCAGGTCAAGAGTACATGCTTTGGGAAACACAGGTCATAATATATGTTGACTTTTCAACCCAAGCCCAACTACTGTTATGGAGGAGAGAGAAAGTGACTGTTCCGACAGTTATAGAAGGCTGGTTTGAAATAAGCCAGATCTCCACAGATTTGGTCAGTTGTGATTTATTTCATGTAAGGAATGACTATCTGTATGTTTGAGATAGCGATGAAACTGTTTTCATTTATAACTGTTGCTGTAATTTTGTCGATCTTTTGACTGGATAGATTTAAAATGCCTCTAGGAAAGGGATTGTTCTGAATGACAGTTTTTTTCATGAGTTTTCACACATTCTTTTGATAAATTTGGATCTTTGTCACAAAGGACAAAATCTATCTATAGCTGATGAAAACCCCATAGTCTCAGATAGCAAATACCATATCTCCAGTCCATGAGAGGCATCTGCAAACTGAAGATAGTGAACTGTCCAACTCATCAACAGACTTTTAACTAGTCTCCCTGCTGCCCCCAGCTCTGATCCTTTTTGCAGGTGAGGCGCAGTTAATCTCAAATGAGTCTTATATAGACGTACAATCACAACAACACAGGCCCCAGCCATCATTCCTAACAAGCCGCTCCCCAGATCCCTGTCTTGAGGTCTAGGGGCCATCACATATGGCACCTTCACTCACTGTTTGAACCTCTAACTACTCTTCATAGAATCTTGGCTTCTCCTTTCTAACATgttgtctttcttcttctttactACTTTTTTCAGGAAATGGGGTAAAACAAAATGCCCAAATCAGCTACCCAGGTCTCTGTATAGTTGGTCTGCATGGATATTTCTTTGTTTCACctcattatttctttttctttgtacatttttgtcaGTCTGGTCTTCATCTGTCATGACCTACTTCAATCTATATTCTTTTCAAAATACACATTGTCTTCCATAAACCCTAATTTCATTATCATTTTATAACTTTGGCATGTCTATATGAAATGACTTATAGACACTCTTATGTGTTTGTTCAGGTGTCAAAGCTGAAGAATGGGGTACATTTCTTCATTGCAAGAACCAGGTACATTTATCTGAGAGGTTAAGATGATATGCCACCTTTGTCCTGCATTATGTGGTTTATGTTTTAGATGATACATCATTCCGTCACCTCTTTAtaaagattttcacagatttcCAAGAAATCCGGCGAGAAATAGAAACAGAGACTGATCGCAGTTCAGGAGAAAACAAGGTGAGAAAAGACTAATGATGTGACTTGGTGGTGCCTAAAATATGCTGTTTTTCTATTggattcatgtattttcctctttcAGGGAATCAGCCCTGAGCCCATATATTTGAAGATTTTCTCCCCCAAGGTCCTAAATCTCACTCTGGTTGATTTACCTGGAATTACTAAGGTAAACTCAGccacttgaaagatgtttatttattttttaatgtgtacAAACATTGCCACACTAAGTGATGGTGCAATCATTACAGAATCCCAGCAGCACAACATCTGTGCACTGCCTACTATAACACTGACTGCTTATTGTTGCATTCAGGTTCCTGTTGGGGACCAGCCGGAGGACATTGAAGCTCAAGTACAGGAGATGATCTTATCTTTCATCTCCAATCCAAACTCCCTCATCCTCGCAGTGTCCCCTGCCAACTCTGACTTGGCTACATCTGATGCGCTGAAATTGGCTCGTGAGGTTGATCCAGATGGTAGGATATTTTACACTCAGTCTCTTGTAGTCCTATTTCAGTTCCATTTCATCTGTTCTCATTGATGCTTATTGCATAATATGCTTCAAgtcaaaatgtattttaaattatTCATTGTTATTGATGAGAAACACATTACACTCAAGTCATTTCATCAATTGTTGCCTGCTGGTAACAGTTGCTTAAaaattaatgttacttttttgtgCACTGTGAAGAACAGATTGATAAGAAATGAGAATATGCCAGTAATAGCTGTAAGGGAGTTTGGCCTAATCATTTGACAACAGCACTGTGTCCATCAGTGAGTGTGTACAGCTTGTGATGTAGGTATCTGGGACCAAATGTTCTCTTGTTGGCTTAGATCCTGTCTCATCAGAAACTTGCTTCTTTTCAGTTTTCTCATATCTTTATAAATTTAAAGAAATGTAAAACTAAATGTTAAAGGAATTCCCATGGTAATGAAATACTTTAGATCTCATACTACACTTGTCTGTCTGCCAGGTCGTCGAACGCTGTTGGTGGTCAGTAAGCTGGACCTGATGGATGCGGGCACAGATGCTTTAGAGGTTCTTCTAGGTCGTGTCATTCCAGTCAGGCTTGGAATAATTGGGGTGGTTAACAGGTTTGTAAATTTGACAAAGAATCATATTTTTAGTCATTTCGGCCATGAAATATTTTTACATTACACTTCAGCAGGGTGGTATGTTGTTCTCATTACCCTGATTCTCTGACTACATTACATGTTCTGCTTGGTAGATGTATGTAAGTTGCTTATTCTCTCTTACTCTCCGTCCCTTAATTTATCCTTTTAGGAGCCAGCATGACATCAATACTCAGAAGAGCTTGGAGGACTCAACGCGGGATGAGCAGGCTTTCCTGCAACGTCACTACCCTTCGCTTGCCTCGCGGGCTGGTTCACGTTATTTGGCCAAGACTCTCAGTAGATTGCTCATGCACCACATCCGGGACTGCCTACCAGAACTCAAAACCCGAGTGACCGTACTGAGTGCCCAGTACCAGGCACGGCTTCACAGCTATGGTCAGCCCGTAGAGGACCACAGTGCCACACTGCTGCAGATTGTCACCAAGTTTGCCAGCGATTATTGCAACACCATAGAGGGGACAGCAAGGCACATCCAAACCTCAGAACTGTGAGTCTGATTTTACTCTAGATCTGCACTGTACAAAGCATAGTAAGTACATTTTAAGGACATTGGCCTTTGCTTAATTTTCCAGTGTTTTAATACATCTAATTCAGGTAGAACTAGTGCAtataattattaatttttgttgcaGAACTCAGCATTTAACATTGGAACATAGTGTCACGGTGTCAGAATGGTTAATGTCCTTGGGGTAATGCAGTTGTCAATTAAATTAGTTTCAGCATCTTCTTTTGGCACCTTCACTCCAGCTCTCTTACCACCAAGCGATTAATTCATGCTAATACGTTAGAAGCTAATATTGACCTTTCTTGGTCGACTGCATTTCATTTTGGTGCAATTAACATTGCTGACATACAGCCCTGAAAAAAGCATTGGTGTCACAGCTGAACACATCTCTTCAACAGCTGTGGGGGTGCTCGGATCTGTTACATATTCCATGAAACCTTTGGCCGGACATTGCAGTCCATCGACCCCCTTGGAGGGCTGACTGAGCTTGATATCCTGACTGCGATCCGCAATGCCACAGTAAGATTCTCCTCACTTCTACTCATGTATTTTGTTTAATATAAATTCTAGTCAAGCTCTCTCATTTAGAGAAACCACAGGTAAAGAGCagagtatgtgtatatgtgttttttaTCCCCTGTAGGGACCACGGCCAGCGCTTTTTGTGCCTGAGGTGTCTTTTGAGTTGTTGGTGAAGCGGCAAATTAAGCGGCTGGAGGAGCCCAGTTTACGCTGTGTAGAGCTTGTCCATGAAGAACTACAGAGGATCATCCAGCACTGCTCTTCTTTTAGCACACAGGTTAGCCTGAAGATATGAGCATAATTTATATTTCATTGACTCCCTGAAGAAAAGTGGATTAATAATTACAACACTAGAACATTAGAAAAGTTTGTCTTTGTTTATAGGAACTTCTACGATTTCCGAAACTTCATGATTCCATTGTGGAAGTTGTTACAGGATTACTGAGGAAGCGCTTGCCGATCACTAATGAAATGGTAATCCACAGCTTAGCTGAGATGATCCCTCTCTCTAATTATAATGACCAACAATCTTTCATTTATTCGGCTGAAGAACTCCTATTCTTGTTCCTCTTTTTTAGGTTCACAATTTAGTGGCAATAGAACTTGCTTATATCAACACAAAGCATCCAGACTTCACAGATGCTGCACAGGTCTCAGCATCTGTCAACAGTCAGCAGGTAGTTATTTGTCCCTACAGCAGGTACTCACATTATCATTTATTCTACTCCGGCAAACAGCAGACACTGTTCTGCAAAACCACAGCCATTACGTTTCACATCCAGACATTCAAGTTTGTTGTGAAATTTCAGGCTCTGACAAAATTGCTTTGACCCTTTGGATTTCTCACTGTCAGGCAGAGGCACTTGATGGTGGGAAACGCTGGAAGAATGAGAAGACTGGGGAAGAGAAAACCCTGGCTCCAGGTTTCAGCAGCCCCAGCAAAGGCCAGGCCATTAACCTTCTTGACACAGTGAGTGGGGGGATTAGCAGTGGGACAGCACACCTAGTCGTGAATTCATTGCACACTATCAACGATTCACTCTGCCCCTCTCTGCCAGGCGGTGCCTGTGTCCCGCAAGCTGAGTGCAAGAGAACAGAGGGACTGCGAGGTCATCCAGCGTCTCATCAAGTGCTACTTCCTCATCGTCCGCAAAAGCATCCAAGACAGGTTCGACTGGAAGAAGTCCACACCCCCTGGGGGGAGTGCTTCCTCTCCCAGTTTCCCTTCTGTTGCTTTTGTCAAGCTGAGTTGTTATCGATGCTGAATTTTCTAACTCTTTCTTGGGGCTGTGTGTCTGCAGTGTGCCAAAGACAGTGATGCACTTCTTGGTGAACTTTGTGAAAGAGCATCTGCAGAGTGAGCTGGTGGGTCAACTTTACAAACAGCCA encodes:
- the LOC115425854 gene encoding dynamin-1-like protein isoform X1, with amino-acid sequence MLCTKCPQFIGRMETLIPTINRLQEVFLTVGAEVVQLPQIVVVGSQSSGKSSVLESLVGRDFLPRGSGIVTRRPLVLQLVHVAPLEERLKIENGNGVKQNAQISYPGVKAEEWGTFLHCKNQIFTDFQEIRREIETETDRSSGENKGISPEPIYLKIFSPKVLNLTLVDLPGITKVPVGDQPEDIEAQVQEMILSFISNPNSLILAVSPANSDLATSDALKLAREVDPDGRRTLLVVSKLDLMDAGTDALEVLLGRVIPVRLGIIGVVNRSQHDINTQKSLEDSTRDEQAFLQRHYPSLASRAGSRYLAKTLSRLLMHHIRDCLPELKTRVTVLSAQYQARLHSYGQPVEDHSATLLQIVTKFASDYCNTIEGTARHIQTSELCGGARICYIFHETFGRTLQSIDPLGGLTELDILTAIRNATGPRPALFVPEVSFELLVKRQIKRLEEPSLRCVELVHEELQRIIQHCSSFSTQELLRFPKLHDSIVEVVTGLLRKRLPITNEMVHNLVAIELAYINTKHPDFTDAAQVSASVNSQQAEALDGGKRWKNEKTGEEKTLAPGFSSPSKGQAINLLDTAVPVSRKLSAREQRDCEVIQRLIKCYFLIVRKSIQDSVPKTVMHFLVNFVKEHLQSELVGQLYKQPLLQELLIESQDTAQQRTEVAQMLEALKKANNIISEIRETHLW
- the LOC115425854 gene encoding dynamin-1-like protein isoform X3 → MLCTKCPQFIGRMETLIPTINRLQEVFLTVGAEVVQLPQIVVVGSQSSGKSSVLESLVGRDFLPRGSGIVTRRPLVLQLVHVAPLEERLKIENGVKAEEWGTFLHCKNQIFTDFQEIRREIETETDRSSGENKGISPEPIYLKIFSPKVLNLTLVDLPGITKVPVGDQPEDIEAQVQEMILSFISNPNSLILAVSPANSDLATSDALKLAREVDPDGRRTLLVVSKLDLMDAGTDALEVLLGRVIPVRLGIIGVVNRSQHDINTQKSLEDSTRDEQAFLQRHYPSLASRAGSRYLAKTLSRLLMHHIRDCLPELKTRVTVLSAQYQARLHSYGQPVEDHSATLLQIVTKFASDYCNTIEGTARHIQTSELCGGARICYIFHETFGRTLQSIDPLGGLTELDILTAIRNATGPRPALFVPEVSFELLVKRQIKRLEEPSLRCVELVHEELQRIIQHCSSFSTQELLRFPKLHDSIVEVVTGLLRKRLPITNEMVHNLVAIELAYINTKHPDFTDAAQVSASVNSQQAEALDGGKRWKNEKTGEEKTLAPGFSSPSKGQAINLLDTAVPVSRKLSAREQRDCEVIQRLIKCYFLIVRKSIQDSVPKTVMHFLVNFVKEHLQSELVGQLYKQPLLQELLIESQDTAQQRTEVAQMLEALKKANNIISEIRETHLW
- the LOC115425854 gene encoding dynamin-1-like protein isoform X2, whose protein sequence is METLIPTINRLQEVFLTVGAEVVQLPQIVVVGSQSSGKSSVLESLVGRDFLPRGSGIVTRRPLVLQLVHVAPLEERLKIENGNGVKQNAQISYPGVKAEEWGTFLHCKNQIFTDFQEIRREIETETDRSSGENKGISPEPIYLKIFSPKVLNLTLVDLPGITKVPVGDQPEDIEAQVQEMILSFISNPNSLILAVSPANSDLATSDALKLAREVDPDGRRTLLVVSKLDLMDAGTDALEVLLGRVIPVRLGIIGVVNRSQHDINTQKSLEDSTRDEQAFLQRHYPSLASRAGSRYLAKTLSRLLMHHIRDCLPELKTRVTVLSAQYQARLHSYGQPVEDHSATLLQIVTKFASDYCNTIEGTARHIQTSELCGGARICYIFHETFGRTLQSIDPLGGLTELDILTAIRNATGPRPALFVPEVSFELLVKRQIKRLEEPSLRCVELVHEELQRIIQHCSSFSTQELLRFPKLHDSIVEVVTGLLRKRLPITNEMVHNLVAIELAYINTKHPDFTDAAQVSASVNSQQAEALDGGKRWKNEKTGEEKTLAPGFSSPSKGQAINLLDTAVPVSRKLSAREQRDCEVIQRLIKCYFLIVRKSIQDSVPKTVMHFLVNFVKEHLQSELVGQLYKQPLLQELLIESQDTAQQRTEVAQMLEALKKANNIISEIRETHLW